The Enterobacter huaxiensis sequence ATGCCGAAGCCTTCTGGGGCGAGTATGAGCTTGACGGCCTGACCATCAAAACCCTGCCGGGCGTATTCAGCCGCGACTATCTGGACGTGGGAAGCAAGCTGCTGCTGTCTACCCTGACGCCGCACACTAAAGGCAAAGTGCTGGATGTGGGCTGTGGCGCGGGCGTACTGTCAACGGTGCTTGCCAGCCATTCCCCTAAAGTGCGTTTAACGCTCAGCGATGTCAGCGCGCCGGCGGTTGAAGCCAGCCGCGCAACGCTTGCCGCTAACGGTATTGAAGGCGAAGTGATTGCTAGCAACGTCTTCTCTGACATCACCGGCCGTTTCGACATGATTATCTCCAACCCGCCGTTCCACGACGGCATGGAAACTACCCTTGAAGCCGCGCAAACGCTGATCCGTGGCGCAACCCGTCACCTCAACAGCGGCGGCGAGCTGCGTATTGTCGCCAACGCCTTCCTGGCGTACCCGAAAGTGCTGGATGAAACCTTCGGTTTCCACGAAGTGATCGCCCAGACTGGCCGTTTCAAAGTGTACCGCACCGTGATGACGCGTCAGGCCAAAAAGTAATCGTCAATTTTGTAGGCCGGATAAGCGCAAGCGCCATCCGGCTATACATGACGCATCTATCGACCATTTTTGCATCAATCAAGGCATCACGCGCACATTTCAGTTGACGTTAAGCTGAAAACATCTAGAATGCGCCTCCGTGGTTACGATACTTTTACAGTATCGATGGTATGCGAAGGTGGCGGAATTGGTAGACGCGCTAGCTTCAGGTGTTAGTGTCCTTTGGATGTGGGGGTTCGAGTCCCCCCCCTCGCACCATAAATCACGTTGATATTGCTCGCACTGGGCGAAGGTGGCGGAATTGGTAGACGCGCTAGCTTCAGGTGTTAGTGTCCTTAGGATGTGGGGGTTCGAGTCCCCCCCCTCGCACCAACGAGGCGATATCAAAAAAAGTAAGATGACTGTGCGAAGGTGGCGGAATTGGTAGACGCGCTAGCTTCAGGTGTTAGTGTCCTTAGGATGTGGGGGTTCGAGTCCCCCCCCTCGCACCAATTATCTTACATTCCCTCTGAAGTACCTCTCGTTTTCCGTGTTATTTCAAACTCATCAGTATTACCAGAATCCCGCTGACCAGCGCGACGCACGATGGCAACAACACGAAATGCCGCAACTGCTTGTGCCAAATCATCCCGGACGTCACCAGTAAGCCAGAAACGATCATTGCCTTCCAGACGTCGATGGAGAGATCGGCAAACATCAGGCCGCCAATAACTGCTCCAGGCAGAAGCACTCCCCAACCACTTCCCAGCGCTTTACTCAACATGGTTTGCTCTCTCACATCGATAATGATAACCAATATCATATGATAAAGATTATCATCTGTCAGTACACAAACGTATAATTCGTTGTCCTTTACCTTTCCTATAATGACAGCGAATGGTTAAGGTGATAAATTGCCCACCTGTTAACTTCCCATAAAGTTTTTCTGATAATTACAATTCAATTTTTTTGCATCCACTATTACTAAACAACACCTGATTCATTGTTTTAATTGAATTTAAATAAAAACGCACGCATATGACATCACAATCCTGGCGATCTTTAGTCAACAAGAAATATCAGTTATCTTTACGTTTGTTTTTATTTTTGAATGCGATATCTGCAGTGTTCTCGGTAACAAACCCACTCTATTCAGTCCGGGTGGTATCTGCTCCGCTGTTTGCCGTATTCATCATTAGCACGGGCCTTCTTGTCTGGCACTGGAAAAACTGCTCCCGCAAAATAAATATCCCTGTTGTTTCAGCCATTTTTGGGTGTTTATGGGCGTGGCAAATCGCCTCTAAATTTTCGTTAATAACGCACGATCAGTCGACCTATTTAATGATGGCGCTATTAACGGTTCTTTTTATAGGGTCTTTGGCGTTCGCCAGTAATATCAAAGCATTTACGCTGCACTCACTTCCGGCTTTTATTACCTGCCTGTGGTTAAGCGATCATGAAAGCTGGCTAAGAATGGCTTACTCCTTTGCGCTGCCTATGTTCGCCATCGGTATCCACCATGTACTGCAGCGGCGTAACGACCGGTTCGCCCAGGAGCTGCTTTCTGAGCTGCTGGAAGAGCGTGAAACCCTTACCGATCTCAGCATGATGGACCCGCTAACCGGCCTGTATAACCGCCGCGGCCTGCAAAGCCGGCTGGAAAATCTTCCCGCCGCGGATAACGGCGAGCATTTTGTTTTACTGCTGGATATCGACCACTTCAAGGCTTACAACGACCATTACGGCCATATGATGGGCGATCAGGCGCTTATTCGTGTTTCCGCAGCGATCCGCGACGCCGTGCGCTCGCGCGATATTGTCGCTCGCTTCGGCGGGGAAGAGTTTATGGTTCTGCTGTCCAATATTTCGCTCGAACTTGCCCGCCAGACGGCGGAGCGTATTCGACAGAAAGTTTACGACCTGAAAATACCGCACATGTTTAATGAAAGCGTTGCTACCAACGTCACCATCAGCATCGGCATTGCCATGTTTAACGATGAAGACATTGAACAGGCACTGGAGAAGGCGGATAAAGCGCTTTACGAGGCAAAACACAGCGGGCGTAACAGCATTCTGCTAAGCGAAGAGTTGCACACCGCCTGAGTGCGGATCCGCAGATCCAGGACAAAAGGCTTGCGATCGGTTTTATCAATAGTTAGGATTGGCAATCATTATCATTTAGATTCCTATCCTATGGCCACACATACCGTACAAGCCGTTGACGCACTTCTCTGGCGAGCGCCTCTCTCCACGGGAAGCGTAACGCTTGCGGATGCCATCCGGGATAAAATTGCCGGTACGCGTGCTCATCTACTGGACTTTATTAAGCTGGATGAAGCCCCGCCGCATCACGCCATGACGCTGGCACAGTGGCAGCGCTCTGCGGAGCTACAGACTCTACTGGCAACCTATTCGGACCATATCTACCGTAATCAACCCTCGCTGGCGCGGGAAAATAAACCGCTCCTGTCGCTCTGGGCGCAGTGGTATATCGGGCTGATGGTTCCCCCCATCATGCTGGCGTTGCTGACTCAGGACACCGTGCTCGATCTCGCCCCGGAACATTTCCACGTGGAATTCCATGAGACCGGGCGGGCAGCCTGCTTCTGGATCGATGTTCATGAAGATCGCAGTGCAGGACCG is a genomic window containing:
- the rsmC gene encoding 16S rRNA (guanine(1207)-N(2))-methyltransferase RsmC, which produces MSAFTPASEVLLRHSDDFEQSRILFAGDMQDDLPARFDCAESRAHTQYYHHWQVLSRQMGERARFSLVAEQSDVADCDTLIYYWPKNKPEAQFQLMNLLSLLPVGCDIFVVGENRSGVRSAEQMLEAYAPLNKVDSARRCGLYHGRLEKQATFDAEAFWGEYELDGLTIKTLPGVFSRDYLDVGSKLLLSTLTPHTKGKVLDVGCGAGVLSTVLASHSPKVRLTLSDVSAPAVEASRATLAANGIEGEVIASNVFSDITGRFDMIISNPPFHDGMETTLEAAQTLIRGATRHLNSGGELRIVANAFLAYPKVLDETFGFHEVIAQTGRFKVYRTVMTRQAKK
- a CDS encoding DUF1435 domain-containing protein, producing MILVIIIDVREQTMLSKALGSGWGVLLPGAVIGGLMFADLSIDVWKAMIVSGLLVTSGMIWHKQLRHFVLLPSCVALVSGILVILMSLK
- a CDS encoding GGDEF domain-containing protein, coding for MTSQSWRSLVNKKYQLSLRLFLFLNAISAVFSVTNPLYSVRVVSAPLFAVFIISTGLLVWHWKNCSRKINIPVVSAIFGCLWAWQIASKFSLITHDQSTYLMMALLTVLFIGSLAFASNIKAFTLHSLPAFITCLWLSDHESWLRMAYSFALPMFAIGIHHVLQRRNDRFAQELLSELLEERETLTDLSMMDPLTGLYNRRGLQSRLENLPAADNGEHFVLLLDIDHFKAYNDHYGHMMGDQALIRVSAAIRDAVRSRDIVARFGGEEFMVLLSNISLELARQTAERIRQKVYDLKIPHMFNESVATNVTISIGIAMFNDEDIEQALEKADKALYEAKHSGRNSILLSEELHTA
- the fhuF gene encoding siderophore-iron reductase FhuF translates to MATHTVQAVDALLWRAPLSTGSVTLADAIRDKIAGTRAHLLDFIKLDEAPPHHAMTLAQWQRSAELQTLLATYSDHIYRNQPSLARENKPLLSLWAQWYIGLMVPPIMLALLTQDTVLDLAPEHFHVEFHETGRAACFWIDVHEDRSAGPLSAQERMERLVTRALIPVVNALEASGEINGKLIWSNTGYLIHWYLTEMKPLLGDETVDALRQSCFFAKQLSDGRDNPLFRTVVPREGLLVRRTCCQRYRLPDVQQCGDCTLK